A single genomic interval of Arthrobacter sp. NicSoilB8 harbors:
- a CDS encoding amidohydrolase family protein, translating into MPEPLDPCPAPDLVLTSARQPGDDLCSDIYLRAGTVSAIVPSRHSAVAFRAATQVVDLKGRYVIPGLWDEHVHMTQWAMTSNRLDLSGAGSALEAAAVVGSHLARISGEDSAPEAVPTLVGAGFRDAVWADVPSLDLLDGVTHGRPTALISHDLHCVWLNSAAAQRYGVPVGAGGLLREEPAFAVTRELGRLPDRVVDPWVQAAGQAAAARGVVGIVDFEMTWNRDAWLRRISGGFAALRVEAGVYPQDLDRAVAEGLRSGQPVAASGGLLTVGPLKVLIDGSLNTRTAYCVDPYPNGGHGLLTVSGPELLALLVRAREAGFVPAVHAIGDAANRVALDAFEAAGIGGRVEHAQFVRSEDFARFGRLGVTASVQPAHALDDRDAAEANWPGQTDRAFPLRSLVAAGATLALGSDAPVAPLDPWTAMSAATARARQDGRGPWHAEQALTRQEALTASARGRGRLRVGDPADLAVLDGDPLTVSDAVFAAMPVAATLVAGKFTHGG; encoded by the coding sequence ATGCCTGAACCGCTCGATCCCTGCCCCGCGCCGGACCTCGTGCTGACTTCCGCACGGCAACCGGGGGACGACCTGTGCTCCGACATTTATCTGCGCGCCGGCACGGTGTCAGCGATCGTCCCGTCCCGCCACTCCGCCGTCGCGTTCCGCGCGGCAACCCAGGTGGTTGATCTGAAGGGCCGCTACGTCATTCCCGGGCTGTGGGATGAGCATGTCCATATGACGCAGTGGGCGATGACCTCCAACCGCCTTGACCTCTCCGGTGCCGGCTCGGCGCTTGAGGCGGCCGCCGTCGTCGGGTCCCACCTCGCAAGGATCAGCGGCGAGGACTCGGCGCCGGAGGCTGTCCCGACGCTGGTGGGAGCCGGTTTCCGTGACGCCGTCTGGGCGGATGTGCCCAGTTTGGACCTCCTCGACGGCGTCACGCACGGCCGGCCGACAGCGCTGATCAGCCACGACCTCCACTGTGTCTGGCTCAACTCCGCGGCGGCCCAACGCTATGGTGTGCCGGTGGGCGCCGGCGGCCTGCTCCGTGAGGAACCGGCGTTTGCCGTGACCCGCGAGCTGGGCAGGCTTCCGGACAGGGTCGTGGATCCGTGGGTGCAGGCGGCGGGGCAGGCAGCTGCCGCGCGGGGCGTGGTCGGAATCGTGGACTTCGAGATGACATGGAACCGTGACGCCTGGCTGCGGAGAATTTCCGGCGGTTTCGCTGCGCTCCGGGTCGAGGCAGGGGTTTATCCGCAGGATCTGGACAGGGCCGTGGCCGAGGGGCTGCGGTCAGGGCAGCCAGTGGCGGCCAGCGGCGGCCTCCTGACCGTAGGCCCGTTGAAGGTGCTGATCGACGGCTCACTCAATACCCGCACCGCCTACTGCGTCGACCCGTATCCAAACGGCGGCCATGGTCTGCTGACGGTGAGCGGGCCGGAGCTGCTCGCCCTGCTGGTCCGGGCGCGGGAGGCAGGCTTCGTGCCGGCCGTCCACGCGATTGGAGACGCGGCCAACAGGGTTGCGCTGGACGCCTTTGAGGCGGCCGGCATTGGCGGGCGGGTGGAGCATGCCCAGTTCGTCCGGAGCGAGGATTTCGCCCGCTTCGGCCGGCTGGGCGTCACCGCGAGCGTCCAGCCGGCACATGCGCTCGATGACCGGGACGCCGCCGAGGCGAACTGGCCCGGGCAGACGGACCGGGCCTTCCCGCTCCGTTCGTTGGTGGCCGCCGGGGCGACGCTGGCCCTTGGCTCCGACGCCCCGGTGGCCCCGCTGGACCCGTGGACTGCAATGTCGGCTGCGACCGCGCGGGCCCGGCAGGATGGCCGCGGGCCCTGGCACGCCGAGCAGGCCCTCACCCGGCAAGAGGCCCTCACGGCCTCGGCCAGGGGGCGCGGCCGGCTCCGCGTCGGGGACCCGGCCGATCTAGCAGTGCTCGACGGCGACCCGCTGACGGTTTCCGACGCGGTGTTTGCAGCGATGCCGGTGGCTGCCACGTTGGTGGCTGGGAAGTTTACTCACGGCGGCTAG
- a CDS encoding DUF4389 domain-containing protein translates to MKAGRIVMLVIGALCALVGLGLLAGAGFTGWANYQQRDGRYFITPSAPFSGDSYALTTPRLDLMTGGGLPEGTPADFAGSVLLRGSTTDPGKEIFIGIAPQADVAAYMAGVRHTEIVDVRADPFRVIYREVPGANAPSDPARQNFWAATATGPGQQELAWDLRSGTWAVVVMNADASAPVAVNLQAGARSDLLWPVFIGLLIGGVVMLLIGVPLIVLGAAGLGRAAGSGRGGPGTGVTPGSLQTQPGQPYPVGTHPAGAAPGQLTSAAAPGAAGAYAAGAYAAPAGTPYPVPPRGPTHHVYPARLNGYLDPNLSRWMWLVKWFLAIPHYIVLFFLWFAFGVVTLVAWFAILFTGRYPRSLFDFNVGVIRWNWRVAFYAFSAIGTDAYPPFTLARTDYPADFDVDYPERLSRGLIFVKSWLLAIPHLLIVGLLTGTARTWEFRDGRWVQEGVGISLLGLLVFIAGVILLFTGRYLQGLFDLLLGLNRWIYRVMTYVALMRDEYPPFHLDMGPVDPGDLPALAYAGPGPGPAGAAPYPPPGAAPYPPGPSYAPGPDAGVPGAGAPHAGAPGGGTPGGTPQGPAGGQADFYGIGGPAASIDHETPESQPGQGSQAEGQGGPGGQKPPSGSGESGPGVPPGT, encoded by the coding sequence ATGAAAGCAGGCCGGATTGTCATGCTGGTGATCGGCGCGCTGTGCGCACTGGTCGGTCTGGGGTTGTTGGCGGGAGCCGGCTTCACGGGCTGGGCCAACTATCAGCAGCGCGACGGCAGGTACTTCATCACGCCGTCGGCGCCGTTCTCGGGCGATTCCTACGCACTCACCACGCCGCGGCTGGACCTCATGACCGGAGGCGGCCTGCCCGAGGGCACTCCCGCGGACTTTGCGGGCAGCGTCCTGCTCCGCGGCTCCACCACCGATCCGGGCAAGGAAATCTTCATCGGTATAGCCCCGCAGGCCGACGTCGCGGCGTACATGGCCGGCGTGCGGCACACCGAGATCGTCGACGTCAGGGCTGACCCCTTCCGCGTGATCTACCGCGAAGTGCCCGGCGCTAATGCCCCGTCCGACCCGGCACGGCAAAACTTCTGGGCCGCGACCGCCACGGGCCCCGGGCAACAGGAACTCGCCTGGGACCTGCGCTCCGGAACCTGGGCCGTGGTGGTCATGAATGCCGACGCGAGTGCCCCGGTGGCGGTGAATCTGCAGGCAGGGGCCCGCTCCGATCTGCTGTGGCCGGTCTTCATCGGCCTACTGATCGGCGGGGTTGTGATGCTCCTGATCGGAGTGCCGCTGATCGTGCTGGGCGCCGCAGGACTGGGCCGCGCCGCAGGATCCGGCCGCGGCGGGCCGGGCACCGGCGTCACTCCCGGCAGCCTGCAGACCCAGCCCGGCCAGCCGTATCCGGTGGGCACACATCCGGCGGGGGCCGCCCCGGGTCAGCTGACCAGTGCTGCCGCGCCGGGCGCAGCCGGGGCATATGCAGCCGGGGCCTATGCAGCCCCGGCGGGAACCCCCTATCCGGTACCCCCGCGCGGCCCGACGCACCACGTTTATCCCGCACGCCTCAACGGCTACCTCGACCCGAACCTGTCCCGCTGGATGTGGCTCGTCAAGTGGTTCCTGGCCATCCCGCACTACATCGTGCTGTTTTTCCTCTGGTTCGCTTTCGGGGTGGTCACTCTTGTGGCGTGGTTCGCGATCTTGTTCACGGGACGTTATCCGCGCTCGCTGTTCGACTTCAACGTCGGCGTAATCCGCTGGAACTGGCGCGTGGCTTTCTACGCCTTCAGCGCGATCGGCACGGACGCCTATCCGCCCTTCACGCTGGCCCGCACCGATTACCCGGCGGATTTCGACGTCGACTATCCTGAACGGCTGTCCCGCGGCCTGATTTTCGTGAAATCGTGGCTGCTGGCCATTCCGCATCTGCTGATCGTCGGCCTGCTGACCGGGACGGCGAGGACCTGGGAGTTCCGCGACGGCCGATGGGTCCAGGAAGGTGTGGGAATCTCGCTCCTGGGCCTGCTGGTCTTCATTGCCGGTGTGATCCTGTTGTTCACCGGCCGGTACTTGCAGGGGTTGTTCGACCTGCTGCTAGGCCTGAACCGCTGGATCTACCGCGTCATGACGTACGTTGCGCTCATGCGTGATGAATATCCGCCGTTCCACCTCGACATGGGTCCCGTGGACCCAGGCGACCTTCCTGCGCTCGCCTACGCAGGCCCCGGCCCGGGACCGGCCGGCGCCGCCCCGTATCCGCCGCCCGGCGCCGCCCCGTATCCACCCGGCCCAAGCTACGCTCCCGGTCCTGACGCCGGAGTCCCCGGTGCCGGAGCCCCACATGCCGGGGCCCCGGGTGGCGGGACTCCCGGCGGGACCCCGCAGGGGCCGGCCGGCGGTCAGGCGGACTTCTACGGGATCGGCGGTCCCGCGGCCTCCATCGACCATGAGACGCCTGAAAGCCAGCCCGGCCAGGGCAGCCAGGCTGAAGGCCAAGGCGGCCCGGGCGGCCAGAAACCTCCGAGCGGCTCCGGCGAATCAGGCCCAGGCGTCCCGCCCGGAACCTAG
- a CDS encoding zinc-dependent alcohol dehydrogenase family protein produces MKALVYGGPGEKSWTDVPDPVIQSPSDVIVKVDTTTICGTDLHILKGDVPAVAKGRILGHEGVGTITEIGASVTSLKVGDRVIISCIKSCGHCTNCKTGLYSHCLGEEGSSGTGWVFGHLIDGTQAEFVRVPYAENSLYLVPEGVSDQQAVMLSDILPTGFEIGVQYGRVKPGDTVAVIGAGPVGLAAICTAGLYGAATIIAVDLDANRLEKSREFGATDVVLSSDADWKEQVMLLTDGLGVDVAIEAVGIPATFAMCVDIVRPGGNVANVGVHGKPVQLHVEDLWIQNINISMGLVNTNTTPMLLKLVALQKVPADSFATHHFTFAEFMEAYDTFARAAETKALKVVITA; encoded by the coding sequence ATGAAAGCCCTCGTCTATGGCGGCCCCGGCGAGAAATCCTGGACCGACGTTCCCGATCCCGTCATCCAGAGCCCCAGCGACGTGATCGTCAAAGTGGACACCACCACCATCTGCGGCACCGATCTGCACATCCTCAAAGGCGATGTCCCGGCGGTGGCCAAAGGCCGCATCCTGGGCCACGAAGGAGTAGGCACCATTACGGAGATCGGCGCGTCCGTGACCAGCCTCAAGGTCGGAGACCGCGTCATCATCTCCTGCATCAAGTCCTGCGGGCACTGCACGAACTGCAAGACGGGCCTGTACTCCCACTGTCTCGGGGAGGAAGGCTCCTCCGGCACCGGCTGGGTCTTCGGGCATCTGATTGACGGCACTCAGGCCGAATTCGTCCGTGTCCCGTATGCCGAGAACTCCCTGTACCTCGTGCCAGAAGGAGTGAGCGACCAACAGGCCGTCATGCTTTCCGACATCCTTCCCACCGGCTTTGAGATCGGTGTGCAGTACGGCAGGGTCAAGCCCGGCGACACGGTCGCCGTGATTGGCGCGGGCCCCGTCGGGCTCGCCGCGATCTGCACCGCCGGCCTCTACGGCGCCGCCACGATCATCGCCGTCGACCTCGACGCGAACCGGCTCGAGAAATCCCGCGAATTCGGCGCCACCGATGTGGTCCTCTCCAGCGATGCCGATTGGAAGGAACAGGTGATGCTCCTGACCGACGGGCTGGGCGTGGACGTGGCGATCGAGGCCGTCGGCATCCCGGCCACCTTCGCCATGTGCGTTGACATCGTGCGGCCCGGCGGCAACGTGGCCAATGTGGGCGTGCACGGCAAACCCGTCCAACTGCACGTCGAAGACCTGTGGATCCAGAACATCAACATCAGCATGGGCCTGGTCAACACCAATACCACCCCCATGCTGCTCAAGCTCGTGGCGCTGCAAAAAGTGCCGGCCGACAGTTTTGCGACCCACCACTTCACCTTTGCCGAGTTCATGGAGGCCTACGACACCTTCGCCCGCGCCGCCGAGACGAAGGCACTCAAAGTGGTGATCACGGCTTGA
- a CDS encoding SDR family oxidoreductase — translation MLNNGIPESGLLEGKTALIYGGGGAVGGAVARAFAAEGATVHIAGRTEARLEKVARDIREAGGTAETAVVDALDEEQVDAFVNRVAKKSRRIDISFNVISFGDVQQPLMEIDVDDFTRPITLAARTHFLTTRAAAAHMVKQRSGVVLMFGGSGPQTVHGLGGFKVALDAMEGLRRQWALELGKHGIRVVTMVTGGIIETIPWQAEGREEIVVEIAKAAHLNRTATLADVGNVASFIVSDKASAITDATVNISAGAIVDY, via the coding sequence ATGCTGAATAACGGGATTCCGGAAAGCGGCTTGTTGGAAGGCAAGACCGCCCTGATCTACGGCGGCGGCGGCGCGGTCGGCGGGGCAGTGGCGAGGGCCTTCGCGGCTGAGGGCGCCACCGTCCACATCGCCGGAAGGACCGAGGCGCGGCTGGAGAAAGTAGCCCGCGATATTCGCGAGGCCGGCGGCACGGCCGAAACCGCCGTCGTCGACGCCCTGGACGAAGAGCAGGTGGACGCCTTCGTGAACCGTGTTGCGAAGAAGAGCAGGCGGATCGACATCTCCTTCAACGTGATCTCGTTCGGCGACGTCCAGCAGCCGCTCATGGAAATTGACGTGGATGACTTCACCCGGCCCATCACCCTCGCTGCACGCACCCACTTTCTCACCACCCGGGCGGCGGCCGCACACATGGTCAAGCAGCGCTCCGGCGTCGTGCTGATGTTCGGCGGCTCGGGCCCGCAGACCGTCCACGGCCTGGGCGGATTCAAGGTGGCGCTGGACGCGATGGAAGGGCTGCGCCGGCAGTGGGCCCTTGAGTTGGGAAAACACGGGATCCGGGTGGTTACCATGGTCACCGGCGGCATCATCGAGACCATCCCGTGGCAGGCCGAAGGCCGGGAGGAGATCGTGGTGGAGATCGCCAAAGCCGCGCACCTGAACCGCACGGCCACGCTGGCGGACGTCGGGAACGTGGCCTCGTTCATCGTCTCGGACAAGGCCTCGGCCATCACCGATGCGACGGTCAACATTTCCGCCGGCGCGATCGTGGACTACTGA
- a CDS encoding uracil-DNA glycosylase, translating to MTIDWDEKKTLLQEPNIAAVTQLCDELMEKKPGSVVPYIDPIHDEDECRIVSLHVSPGKGTESGFVSHFNDDEAARRATSIYEAAELDPRYVMPWNAYPWVRDPDAASALNVQEKTDGLRPFRQFLKINRRVSAVIAHGADAHSFLTLFEKTYHSSLKNHGVKIYKATALGGRAFAVSAAKQEELLAKNVEVYKDAMQRAGIQHL from the coding sequence GTGACGATTGACTGGGACGAAAAAAAGACCCTGCTGCAGGAGCCGAACATCGCCGCCGTAACGCAGCTGTGCGACGAGCTCATGGAAAAGAAGCCTGGATCCGTGGTCCCCTACATCGACCCCATCCATGACGAGGACGAATGCCGGATCGTCAGTCTGCATGTCAGCCCCGGCAAGGGCACGGAATCGGGCTTTGTTTCGCATTTCAATGACGACGAGGCCGCCCGACGCGCCACCTCCATCTACGAGGCCGCAGAGCTGGATCCCCGCTATGTGATGCCGTGGAACGCCTACCCGTGGGTCCGCGACCCGGACGCCGCCTCGGCCCTGAACGTCCAGGAGAAGACGGACGGCCTGCGGCCCTTCCGCCAGTTCCTTAAAATCAACCGGCGCGTCTCGGCCGTCATTGCCCACGGCGCCGACGCCCACTCCTTCCTGACGCTCTTCGAGAAGACCTACCATTCCTCGTTGAAGAACCACGGCGTCAAGATCTACAAGGCCACAGCTCTCGGCGGCCGCGCCTTCGCCGTCTCGGCGGCCAAGCAGGAAGAACTCCTCGCCAAGAACGTTGAGGTCTACAAAGACGCCATGCAGCGGGCCGGTATCCAGCACCTCTGA
- a CDS encoding flavodoxin domain-containing protein — protein MKAFIVYDSAFGNTKAVAEAVAAQLEGLDAAAVPVDEFDSGELAAGDLFVVGSPINGWRPTPKVTALLSGLGKDRLTGVKAAAFDTRLRMFIHGDAAKKITHALRAGGADIIAEPMPFYVGGTKGPLRSGEIDKAGNWAKALLTSLGRQ, from the coding sequence TTGAAAGCCTTCATTGTCTACGACTCGGCCTTCGGCAACACGAAGGCCGTGGCCGAGGCTGTGGCCGCCCAGCTCGAGGGGCTGGACGCAGCGGCAGTTCCGGTCGACGAGTTCGACTCGGGTGAGCTGGCGGCGGGGGACCTTTTCGTCGTCGGCAGCCCCATCAACGGATGGCGTCCGACGCCGAAGGTCACCGCGCTGCTGTCGGGCCTCGGGAAGGACCGGCTCACGGGAGTCAAGGCGGCCGCCTTCGATACACGCCTGCGGATGTTCATCCACGGCGATGCCGCCAAGAAGATTACGCACGCCCTCCGCGCCGGCGGCGCCGACATCATCGCCGAACCCATGCCGTTCTACGTGGGCGGCACGAAGGGTCCGTTGCGCAGCGGGGAGATCGACAAGGCTGGCAATTGGGCGAAGGCCCTGCTGACCTCGCTCGGGCGGCAGTAG
- a CDS encoding transketolase C-terminal domain-containing protein — MSTATTPKLKTSAMIASFADPGQKTASAPFGHALVKAAQEDDKIVGLTADLGKYTDMHIFAQAFPDRFFQMGMAEQLLFGAAAGLAETGLVPFASTYSVFAARRAYDFLCLDAAEPNLNVNIVGGLPGLTTGYGPSHQATEDMAIFRGMPNLTIVDPCDSLDIEQAVPQLAASEGPTYLRLLRGNVPTVLDEYDYTFELGKAKVLRGGTDVVFISSGLMTMRALQAAEALAAHHVDVAVVHAPTIKPFDAATVLAELNTDRLAVTLENHSVVGGLFETVASAVVTAGLGKRVVPVALPDEFLDAGALPTLHERYGLSVQRIVAKVLAELG; from the coding sequence ATGAGCACCGCCACGACACCCAAGCTGAAGACCTCGGCCATGATCGCCTCCTTCGCGGATCCGGGCCAGAAGACCGCGTCCGCGCCGTTCGGGCACGCCCTGGTCAAGGCCGCGCAGGAGGACGACAAGATCGTGGGACTGACCGCGGACCTGGGCAAATACACGGACATGCACATCTTCGCCCAGGCCTTCCCGGACCGCTTCTTCCAGATGGGCATGGCCGAGCAGCTGCTCTTCGGCGCCGCGGCCGGCCTGGCGGAGACGGGCCTGGTCCCGTTCGCCTCCACATACTCGGTGTTCGCCGCCCGGCGCGCCTACGACTTCCTGTGCCTGGACGCCGCCGAGCCGAACCTCAACGTCAACATCGTGGGCGGCCTCCCCGGACTGACCACCGGCTACGGCCCCAGCCACCAGGCGACCGAGGACATGGCGATCTTCCGCGGCATGCCCAACCTGACCATCGTGGATCCGTGCGACTCACTGGACATCGAGCAGGCCGTCCCCCAGCTGGCGGCCAGCGAGGGCCCCACGTACCTGCGCCTGCTGCGCGGCAACGTCCCCACCGTGCTGGACGAGTACGACTACACGTTCGAACTCGGCAAGGCGAAAGTCCTCCGCGGGGGCACCGACGTCGTCTTCATTTCCAGCGGCCTCATGACGATGCGGGCGCTGCAGGCTGCCGAGGCGCTGGCGGCCCACCATGTGGATGTCGCCGTCGTCCATGCCCCCACCATCAAGCCGTTCGACGCCGCGACGGTCCTCGCCGAGCTGAACACCGACCGTCTCGCGGTGACGCTGGAAAACCACAGCGTGGTGGGCGGCCTTTTCGAGACCGTCGCCTCGGCGGTGGTCACCGCTGGACTCGGCAAGCGGGTGGTGCCGGTGGCGCTGCCCGATGAGTTCCTCGACGCCGGCGCGCTGCCCACCCTGCACGAACGGTACGGGCTCTCGGTTCAGCGGATCGTCGCCAAGGTCCTGGCCGAACTGGGCTAG
- a CDS encoding serine hydrolase has protein sequence MAACTEQSAPAGASTSAGAGNASNAGPSGPPSASLLSAPEPQVKPLLDQQKVNDAVAQLDGLVRGAMESTGVPGIAVAVVYRDQVVYSKGFGVRESGRPETVDADTVFQLASVSKPLASTVAAVAVGRKAISWTDPVISHTPGFALKDPFVTRNATAADLLSHQGGLRTGAGDLLEDLGFDQSYILSRLNQEPLDSFRASYNYSNFGYTAGAQAVADAMNMAWADLAEEVLFKPLGMTSTSYRHADYQKASNRALIHVPAGNKTWVAKYSRDADAEAPAGGASSSVNDLARWIRLQLANGSFEGKEVVAPDALGVTHVPHAVSGPPSTPAARTRFYGLGWNVSYDDHARLSLGHSGAFNLGAATAVSLLPGEQLGIVALTNGRPQGIPEAICAAFFDTAQNGAPTVDWFGFTAGVFQKIDESEKPKVDYSKAPAQPKAQRGNDFYVGRYANSYYGPLNVAVESGVLTFELGPAGSTTKFPLKHFDGDTFSFESIGENGNGLAGAIFAPAGDGAPGAPGSSPGAASSVRLDFYDQTGLGTFTRG, from the coding sequence ATGGCCGCCTGCACGGAACAAAGTGCCCCCGCCGGCGCCTCAACCAGTGCCGGGGCCGGCAACGCCAGCAACGCCGGCCCCTCCGGGCCGCCGTCCGCTTCGCTGCTTTCGGCGCCGGAACCGCAGGTCAAACCGCTGCTGGACCAACAGAAGGTCAACGACGCCGTGGCCCAGCTGGACGGGCTGGTCCGGGGCGCGATGGAAAGCACAGGAGTTCCCGGGATCGCTGTGGCCGTGGTCTACCGGGACCAGGTGGTGTATTCCAAGGGCTTCGGCGTGCGGGAGTCGGGCAGGCCAGAGACGGTGGACGCGGACACCGTCTTTCAGCTGGCCTCGGTGTCCAAACCGCTGGCGTCAACGGTGGCAGCCGTGGCCGTGGGCCGCAAAGCCATCTCCTGGACTGATCCGGTGATCAGCCACACCCCCGGCTTCGCCCTGAAAGATCCGTTCGTTACGCGCAACGCCACGGCAGCTGACCTGTTGTCACACCAAGGCGGCCTGCGGACGGGAGCCGGCGACCTGCTGGAGGACCTCGGATTCGACCAGTCCTACATACTCAGCCGCCTCAACCAGGAGCCGTTGGACTCGTTTCGGGCGAGCTACAACTACAGTAATTTCGGCTACACGGCCGGCGCCCAGGCCGTTGCTGATGCCATGAACATGGCCTGGGCAGACCTTGCCGAAGAAGTGTTATTCAAGCCACTGGGCATGACCTCCACGAGCTATCGCCATGCGGACTACCAAAAGGCGTCGAACAGGGCGCTCATCCACGTACCCGCCGGTAATAAGACCTGGGTGGCCAAATACAGCCGGGACGCCGACGCCGAAGCCCCCGCCGGAGGGGCCAGCTCCTCCGTGAATGACTTGGCCCGCTGGATCCGCCTGCAGCTCGCCAACGGCAGCTTTGAGGGCAAGGAGGTCGTCGCGCCGGACGCCCTGGGTGTCACGCATGTCCCGCACGCGGTATCGGGCCCTCCTTCGACACCTGCTGCGCGCACCCGCTTCTACGGCCTGGGCTGGAATGTGTCCTACGACGACCACGCCCGGCTCTCGCTCGGGCACTCGGGAGCCTTCAACCTTGGTGCCGCGACCGCCGTCTCGCTGCTCCCGGGCGAGCAGTTGGGCATTGTGGCCCTGACTAACGGCAGGCCGCAGGGCATCCCCGAGGCTATCTGCGCCGCATTCTTTGACACGGCCCAGAACGGCGCCCCGACGGTGGACTGGTTCGGATTCACCGCGGGCGTCTTCCAGAAGATCGATGAGTCCGAGAAGCCCAAAGTCGACTACTCCAAGGCGCCGGCGCAGCCCAAAGCTCAGCGCGGCAACGATTTCTACGTCGGCAGGTATGCGAATTCCTACTACGGCCCGCTCAACGTCGCGGTGGAGAGCGGCGTTCTGACCTTTGAGCTGGGTCCCGCCGGCAGCACCACTAAGTTCCCGCTCAAGCACTTCGACGGCGACACCTTCAGCTTTGAATCCATCGGCGAGAACGGCAACGGCCTCGCCGGAGCAATCTTCGCCCCCGCCGGCGACGGCGCCCCCGGCGCTCCAGGGAGTTCCCCCGGCGCCGCGTCGAGCGTCAGGCTCGACTTCTACGACCAGACCGGGCTGGGGACCTTCACCCGCGGCTGA
- a CDS encoding GntR family transcriptional regulator produces MAGATAPLLGLEKKSLREQALSALRTAITSGELEPGRHLVETELSDMLQISRGTLREALRQLEQEGLLSAGPRGRLSVRHLDGKEIRDIFAVRAALESLAVRSLCELPDRLSVIASLRSAIDAMASAAEGSLEERIESDLEFHRTLCRLTGNETLLHSWESLEGSIRMSIMYAGIERAVKNMSVDRHHDIVAAIETGDAVLARSTILEHMDGAANNLVA; encoded by the coding sequence ATGGCCGGAGCAACAGCCCCGCTGCTGGGACTGGAAAAGAAGAGCCTCCGCGAGCAGGCGCTCTCCGCCCTGCGCACGGCCATCACGAGCGGTGAACTCGAACCCGGGCGGCATCTGGTGGAGACGGAACTTTCCGACATGCTACAGATCAGCCGGGGAACACTGCGCGAGGCCCTGCGCCAGCTGGAGCAGGAGGGGCTACTCTCGGCCGGGCCGCGGGGCCGGCTGTCCGTGCGGCACCTTGACGGCAAGGAGATCCGGGATATTTTCGCCGTCCGGGCGGCGCTGGAGTCGCTCGCGGTCCGCTCGCTGTGTGAACTCCCGGACCGGCTTTCCGTGATCGCCTCCTTGCGCTCGGCGATCGACGCCATGGCGTCGGCCGCCGAGGGGAGCCTGGAGGAACGGATCGAATCCGATCTCGAGTTCCACCGGACACTGTGCCGGCTCACCGGAAACGAGACCCTGCTGCACTCCTGGGAATCGCTGGAGGGGTCAATCCGGATGTCCATCATGTACGCCGGGATCGAACGGGCCGTCAAGAACATGAGCGTGGACCGGCATCACGACATCGTCGCCGCGATCGAGACCGGCGACGCGGTGCTGGCCCGCTCCACGATCCTCGAACACATGGATGGGGCCGCGAACAACCTGGTGGCGTAG